The Epinephelus lanceolatus isolate andai-2023 chromosome 21, ASM4190304v1, whole genome shotgun sequence genome has a segment encoding these proteins:
- the kdelr2b gene encoding ER lumen protein-retaining receptor 2b — MNIFRLTGDLSHLAAIIILLLKIWKTRSCAGISGKSQVLFALVFTTRYLDLLTSFISLYNTTMKIIYIGCAYATVYLIYMKFKATYDGNHDTFRVEFLVVPVGGLAFLVNHDFSPLEILWTFSIYLESVAILPQLFMISKTGEAETITTHYLFFLGLYRALYLINWIWRFYFEGFFDMIAIVAGVVQTILYCDFFYLYVTKVLKGKKLSLPA; from the exons ATGAACATTTTTAGGCTAACCGGCGATCTCTCCCACCTAGCAGCCATCATCATCCTGCTGCTAAAAATATGGAAAACCAGGTCCTGTGCCG GCATTTCCGGAAAGAGTCAGGTCCTGTTTGCCTTGGTGTTTACCACTCGCTACTTGGACCTGCTCAcctccttcatctctctctACAACACCACCATGAAG atAATCTACATCGGGTGTGCGTATGCCACTGTGTACCTGATCTACATGAAGTTCAAGGCAACTTATGATGGGAACCACGACACATTCAGAGTGGAGTTCCTGGTTGTACCTGTTGGTGGATTGGCTTTCCTGGTTAACCATGACTTCTCTCCCCTGGAG ATTCTGTGGACATTCTCCATCTACTTGGAGTCGGTGGCCATCCTGCCACAGCTCTTCATGATCAGCAAGACTGGTGAGGCTGAGACCATCACCACCCACTACCTGTTCTTCCTGGGACTCTACAGAGCCCTCTACCTCATCAACTGGATATGGAGGTTCTACTTTGAGGGTTTCTTTGACATGATTGCCATCGTGGCTGGGGTGGTGCAGACTATCCTCTACTGCGACTTCTTCTATTTGTATGTAACAAAAG TACTGAAAGGAAAGAAGCTGAGTCTGCCAGCTTAA